From Pseudoalteromonas rubra, one genomic window encodes:
- the ftsZ gene encoding cell division protein FtsZ, translating to MFDIMEQHGEEAVIKVIGVGGGGGNAVEHMVKQEIEGVRFIVANTDAQALRKSSADVTVQLGTQITQGLGAGANPEVGRSAAEEDVDAIKASLEGADMVFIAAGMGGGTGTGAAPVVARVAKELGILTVAVVTRPFDLEGKKRMAAADQGIGELSEIVDSLITIPNNKLLKVLGKGTTLLDAFAKANDVLYGAVQGIAELITRSGLINVDFADVRTVMSAMGTAMMGTAAASGPDRAQEAAEAAISSPLLEDVDLTGAKGILVNITAGMDITIEEFEIVGNHVKALASENATVVVGAVIDPEMSEELRVTVVATGLGGERKPQFGIVDNGLKKAVGSDSEGGKGQNMFVPSFTQTASEGNEPEQGSVAPSEPKSPSTPASSNSAGGKEKGDYFDIPAFLRKQSD from the coding sequence ATGTTTGATATTATGGAACAACACGGCGAAGAAGCCGTTATTAAAGTCATCGGCGTCGGTGGCGGCGGCGGTAATGCCGTAGAACACATGGTAAAGCAGGAAATTGAAGGCGTTCGCTTCATTGTGGCGAACACTGATGCGCAGGCACTGCGCAAATCCTCAGCCGATGTGACTGTGCAGCTGGGTACTCAGATAACACAAGGTCTGGGTGCAGGCGCAAACCCTGAAGTGGGTCGCAGCGCAGCAGAAGAAGATGTTGATGCTATCAAAGCCAGCCTAGAAGGGGCTGATATGGTGTTCATCGCTGCCGGTATGGGTGGTGGAACAGGCACAGGTGCAGCACCCGTTGTAGCACGCGTTGCCAAAGAGCTTGGCATTCTGACCGTTGCTGTTGTAACGCGTCCTTTCGACCTGGAAGGCAAAAAGCGTATGGCAGCTGCCGATCAGGGGATCGGTGAGTTGTCAGAAATTGTAGATTCACTTATCACAATTCCTAACAACAAGTTACTTAAAGTTTTGGGTAAAGGCACTACATTATTAGATGCCTTCGCTAAAGCAAACGACGTATTGTATGGCGCGGTTCAGGGCATTGCTGAGCTAATCACCCGTTCAGGTTTGATCAATGTGGACTTCGCGGATGTACGTACGGTTATGTCGGCGATGGGGACCGCAATGATGGGTACCGCGGCGGCCAGTGGTCCAGATCGGGCGCAGGAAGCGGCAGAAGCGGCGATTTCTAGCCCACTGCTTGAGGATGTTGATTTAACGGGTGCTAAAGGTATCTTGGTTAACATCACCGCTGGTATGGACATCACAATCGAAGAATTTGAGATTGTGGGGAACCATGTGAAAGCATTGGCGTCTGAAAATGCAACTGTGGTTGTTGGTGCGGTTATCGACCCTGAAATGAGTGAAGAGCTGCGAGTGACCGTTGTTGCAACTGGACTCGGTGGTGAGCGCAAACCGCAATTTGGCATTGTTGATAATGGCCTGAAAAAGGCGGTAGGCTCTGACAGCGAAGGTGGCAAAGGGCAGAATATGTTTGTACCAAGCTTTACGCAAACAGCCAGTGAAGGTAATGAACCTGAGCAAGGTAGCGTCGCACCATCTGAGCCTAAATCGCCAAGTACACCTGCGTCTTCCAATAGCGCTGGTGGCAAGGAAAAAGGGGATTACTTTGATATCCCTGCGTTTTTACGCAAACAATCTGATTAA
- the ftsA gene encoding cell division protein FtsA, which translates to MTKSAERNLVIGLDVGTSKVVATVGEITADNQLSIVGVGNQVAHGMDKGGVNDLNLVSDSIKRAVDEAELMADCRISSVYLGISGKHIQCQNESGVVAINNNAEITDDDIANVIHIARSVPMSAERKMLHSLPQEYSVDMQEGIKNPLGMSGVRMEAKAHIITCSNDMAKNIEKCVERCGLQVDQLTFTALASCYSVLTEDEKELGVAVVDIGGGTMDIAIYVNGALRHTAVIPVAGNQVTGDIAKIFRTPISHAESLKVQYAYASSQMASNEETIEVPSVGGRPARIMSRHTLSEVVEPRFRELFELVLEEIRRSGFEDQIAAGIVLTGGSAKMKGALEVAEDIFQMPVRVGKPVGITGLTDYVDDPAYATAVGLLQYGRTLQVKNAHRTKADAEDGWWNRITKWFQGEF; encoded by the coding sequence ATGACCAAGTCGGCAGAGAGAAACTTAGTGATTGGACTGGATGTGGGCACTTCCAAAGTGGTCGCAACGGTTGGGGAGATCACCGCAGACAACCAGTTGAGTATTGTGGGTGTCGGGAATCAGGTTGCCCATGGCATGGACAAGGGCGGCGTGAACGACCTGAACCTAGTATCTGACTCCATCAAACGGGCAGTTGATGAGGCCGAGTTGATGGCTGATTGTCGGATTAGTTCCGTCTATTTGGGGATTTCGGGTAAACACATTCAGTGCCAGAACGAAAGTGGCGTAGTCGCCATTAATAACAATGCTGAAATCACCGATGACGACATTGCTAATGTGATCCATATTGCTCGCTCAGTGCCTATGTCCGCCGAACGCAAGATGTTGCACTCACTGCCCCAAGAATACAGTGTGGACATGCAAGAAGGCATTAAAAACCCGTTGGGTATGAGCGGTGTGAGAATGGAAGCGAAGGCGCACATTATTACCTGCTCAAATGACATGGCAAAAAACATTGAGAAATGCGTTGAGCGTTGTGGTTTGCAGGTTGATCAGCTGACCTTTACAGCGCTGGCATCCTGTTACTCTGTGCTCACTGAAGACGAAAAAGAACTGGGTGTGGCAGTGGTGGATATCGGTGGCGGTACCATGGACATTGCAATCTATGTCAATGGCGCGTTACGGCATACCGCCGTGATCCCGGTTGCTGGCAATCAGGTGACAGGGGACATTGCAAAAATTTTCCGTACCCCTATTTCTCACGCAGAATCGCTGAAGGTACAATATGCCTATGCCAGCAGCCAGATGGCCAGCAATGAAGAGACGATTGAAGTACCCAGCGTAGGGGGACGACCTGCGCGAATTATGTCTCGACATACCTTATCTGAGGTGGTCGAGCCCAGATTTCGAGAGCTGTTTGAGCTGGTGCTTGAAGAGATCCGACGTTCTGGATTTGAAGATCAGATTGCCGCAGGGATTGTACTGACCGGCGGCAGTGCAAAAATGAAAGGTGCTTTGGAAGTGGCAGAAGACATTTTCCAGATGCCCGTTCGTGTTGGTAAGCCTGTAGGGATAACAGGGTTAACCGATTATGTTGATGATCCGGCATACGCAACAGCGGTAGGTTTGTTACAATATGGCCGAACGCTGCAAGTCAAGAATGCACACAGGACAAAAGCGGATGCCGAAGATGGTTGGTGGAACCGGATCACGAAGTGGTTCCAAGGTGAGTTTTAA
- a CDS encoding cell division protein FtsQ/DivIB, translating to MRALLGKIVAIRQSVNWSLLFGVGFFLIVLIGLMQTGLWIRDWLTQHRDTQIKTLTVLGQPYYTAENDIVMAIRKTDLSSFFELDVKAVHDAVQALPWVATVSVRKQWPDALQVYVVEHQPVAYWNSDLLLNHAGGVFQANSTRLPETLPELYGPEGSEVEAWQTFLQLKEMLAVNQFNLVSLALSERFAWQLWLDNGIRLNLGREDKAQRVQRFIDVYPRLEKPEGAQVDVIDLRYDTGLAVSWKFSQNEDNKDKSKA from the coding sequence ATGCGTGCTCTTTTGGGAAAAATCGTCGCAATAAGGCAAAGTGTCAACTGGTCTTTGCTGTTTGGGGTCGGTTTTTTCCTGATTGTGCTTATTGGTCTGATGCAAACAGGGTTATGGATCCGAGACTGGTTAACCCAGCACAGAGATACCCAAATTAAGACATTGACGGTGCTTGGTCAGCCCTATTACACGGCCGAAAATGACATCGTCATGGCGATCCGTAAAACGGATCTGTCGAGCTTTTTTGAACTGGATGTCAAGGCGGTTCACGATGCGGTGCAGGCGCTGCCTTGGGTAGCTACCGTTTCAGTCAGGAAGCAGTGGCCTGATGCCTTACAGGTGTATGTGGTAGAGCATCAACCGGTCGCATACTGGAATAGTGACCTGTTGTTAAATCATGCTGGTGGCGTATTTCAGGCCAACAGCACGCGACTGCCAGAAACTTTACCGGAGCTCTATGGTCCGGAAGGCAGTGAAGTGGAAGCCTGGCAGACGTTTTTACAATTAAAAGAAATGCTGGCTGTAAATCAGTTTAATTTGGTCAGCCTGGCACTTTCTGAGCGCTTTGCCTGGCAGCTGTGGTTGGATAATGGTATACGGCTTAACCTCGGTCGGGAAGACAAAGCACAGCGTGTGCAAAGATTTATAGATGTTTATCCGAGGTTGGAAAAGCCAGAGGGAGCTCAGGTCGATGTGATTGACCTGAGATATGATACGGGACTGGCGGTTAGCTGGAAGTTCAGCCAGAACGAAGACAATAAAGATAAGAGTAAAGCATGA
- a CDS encoding D-alanine--D-alanine ligase gives MNKFGKVAVLLGGLSAEREVSLKSGQAIINALEETGVDVVPFDPAERNLWELKSLQVDRVFIALHGRGGEDGTVQGALEFMGLPYTGSGVLGSALAMDKIRCKQLFESAKLSTARYCVVTAAQEIDTTALMAKFGKVMVKPSHEGSSIGMTQATSAQELQAALTEAFKYDDEILIEQWIDGREFTVAMLGEEALPVIEMRTPRGFYDYQAKYQVNSTEYYCPADINTAYTEQLQVMAKHAFELVGATGWGRVDAMQDGNGQFYLLEVNTVPGMTEKSLVPMAAKQNGLSFKQLVIRILEQTL, from the coding sequence ATGAATAAGTTTGGCAAAGTCGCGGTGTTGCTGGGTGGCTTGTCTGCTGAGCGAGAAGTGTCGTTAAAGTCAGGTCAGGCAATTATCAATGCACTGGAAGAAACGGGTGTTGACGTGGTGCCATTTGATCCGGCTGAGCGTAATTTGTGGGAGCTAAAAAGCCTGCAAGTGGACCGGGTATTTATTGCTTTGCATGGCCGTGGTGGTGAAGATGGCACTGTACAGGGGGCGCTGGAATTTATGGGCTTGCCCTATACCGGCAGTGGCGTGTTGGGCAGTGCACTGGCGATGGACAAGATCCGCTGCAAACAATTGTTTGAGTCTGCCAAGTTGAGTACGGCTCGTTATTGTGTGGTCACGGCGGCACAAGAAATCGATACCACGGCACTGATGGCTAAGTTCGGAAAGGTCATGGTTAAGCCCAGCCATGAAGGGTCAAGCATAGGTATGACTCAGGCGACGTCGGCGCAGGAGCTGCAAGCCGCGCTTACTGAAGCATTTAAGTACGATGATGAAATTCTGATTGAACAATGGATTGACGGCCGCGAGTTTACCGTTGCCATGCTAGGGGAAGAGGCATTACCTGTGATAGAAATGCGCACACCTCGAGGGTTCTATGACTATCAGGCTAAGTATCAGGTCAACAGTACGGAGTACTATTGCCCGGCAGACATCAATACGGCGTACACTGAGCAGTTACAGGTGATGGCCAAACATGCTTTCGAGCTGGTAGGCGCAACTGGCTGGGGACGAGTGGATGCGATGCAAGATGGCAATGGCCAATTTTATTTGTTGGAAGTGAATACAGTCCCCGGCATGACAGAAAAATCACTGGTGCCGATGGCCGCGAAGCAAAACGGGTTGTCATTTAAGCAATTAGTTATTCGCATTTTGGAGCAAACCCTTTAA
- the murC gene encoding UDP-N-acetylmuramate--L-alanine ligase, giving the protein MRRINTIHFIGIGGAGMGGIAEVLAFEGYRITGSDIAQNAMTERLIRAGAEVFIGHDENNIKDADVVVVSSAIDTSNPEIQAAKRARVPVVRRAEMLAELMRFRHGIAVAGTHGKTTTTSLIASIFAEARLDPTFIIGGLLNSAGSNAKVGSSDYLIAEADESDASFLHLQPMVSVITNIEADHMDTYDGDFEKMKDTYVEFVHNLPFYGLVVVCTDSEVAKELLPRFARPAITYGENPEADYRMVDFEQTQNHSRFKVVHKSGEQLEVALSMPGKHNALNATAAIAVAKDHDIGNEAILAALEKFAGIGRRFQHYGSFQNERGEVMLVDDYGHHPSEVAVTIRAARAGWPDKRLVMLYQPHRYTRTRDLYEDFVKVLSEVDQLLLLDVYSAGESPIVGADSKSLCRSLRQRGVEPIHVMDSQDLKAVLADVLRDNDLVITQGAGNIGQIVKQLAATELSVEKLKQGAL; this is encoded by the coding sequence ATGAGGCGCATCAATACCATCCACTTCATCGGAATAGGTGGGGCAGGTATGGGTGGTATTGCTGAGGTGCTGGCCTTTGAAGGGTACCGAATTACGGGCTCTGACATTGCTCAGAATGCGATGACGGAGCGTCTTATTCGTGCCGGGGCAGAAGTCTTCATTGGCCATGATGAGAATAATATTAAGGATGCTGATGTCGTAGTGGTCTCTAGTGCCATCGACACCAGCAACCCTGAGATCCAGGCGGCCAAGCGTGCCCGGGTGCCAGTCGTACGACGTGCCGAAATGTTGGCTGAGTTGATGCGTTTTCGCCATGGTATTGCGGTGGCGGGCACACACGGTAAAACCACAACGACCAGTTTAATTGCCAGTATTTTTGCTGAAGCCAGGTTAGACCCTACTTTTATTATTGGCGGCTTGCTTAACAGTGCAGGAAGCAATGCGAAGGTTGGCAGCAGCGACTACCTGATCGCAGAGGCGGACGAAAGTGACGCGTCATTTTTGCATTTGCAGCCTATGGTCTCGGTGATCACAAACATCGAAGCGGATCATATGGATACGTACGATGGTGATTTCGAAAAGATGAAAGACACCTATGTCGAATTTGTACATAACTTGCCATTCTACGGTCTGGTAGTGGTGTGTACAGACTCGGAGGTAGCCAAGGAGCTACTGCCTCGTTTCGCCAGACCTGCAATTACCTACGGGGAAAACCCCGAGGCGGATTACCGGATGGTGGACTTTGAACAAACGCAGAATCATAGTCGCTTTAAAGTGGTGCATAAATCCGGTGAGCAGCTCGAGGTGGCGCTGAGCATGCCAGGTAAGCACAATGCTTTGAATGCCACTGCGGCCATTGCGGTGGCAAAAGATCATGATATAGGAAATGAAGCTATTTTAGCGGCCCTGGAGAAATTTGCCGGGATTGGACGCCGTTTCCAACACTATGGCTCATTCCAAAACGAACGTGGTGAAGTGATGCTGGTGGATGATTATGGCCATCACCCGTCAGAAGTCGCTGTGACGATCCGTGCGGCACGTGCAGGTTGGCCGGATAAACGCTTAGTTATGTTGTATCAACCGCATCGTTATACCCGTACCCGCGACCTCTATGAAGACTTTGTGAAAGTGCTCAGTGAAGTCGATCAATTGTTGCTGTTAGATGTGTATAGTGCGGGAGAAAGTCCCATTGTAGGGGCTGACAGTAAGAGTTTATGTCGCAGCCTGAGGCAGCGGGGTGTTGAACCAATCCATGTTATGGATAGCCAGGATTTAAAAGCGGTTCTGGCAGATGTACTGCGCGACAACGATCTGGTGATCACTCAGGGTGCTGGAAATATTGGGCAAATTGTAAAACAACTGGCTGCAACAGAGTTGTCGGTCGAAAAGCTGAAGCAAGGTGCATTATGA
- the murG gene encoding undecaprenyldiphospho-muramoylpentapeptide beta-N-acetylglucosaminyltransferase yields the protein MTKRLLVVAGGTGGHIFPGIAVAKALEAQGWQISWIGTADRMEAQVVPAHGIEIDFVDVKGVRGNGIKRVLTAPLMVLRAVFAAKAIIRSRRPDVILAMGGYVTGPVGLAAKLAGVPLVIHEQNAVAGLSNKLLARIASRVLAAFPHAFAERSHEVVGNPVRSSVAQISPKRPSQAVNVLVVGGSLGAKVLNDTVPEAMALLIEATSCDLQVWHQSGRGNDTGLKTDYQRCGLQAKVAEFIDDMDKAYDWADVVVCRAGALTVSEIAAAGKMAVFVPLPHAVDDHQTANARFLVDESAALLIPQSDLSAQHLCDTLVPYCRDHALIWEKANKAKACAQLSATQSVAAICEEVTN from the coding sequence ATGACCAAACGCTTGTTGGTGGTCGCCGGCGGAACTGGCGGACATATTTTCCCGGGAATAGCGGTAGCCAAAGCACTTGAAGCTCAAGGCTGGCAGATATCCTGGATCGGCACCGCAGATCGGATGGAGGCGCAAGTGGTGCCTGCGCACGGGATTGAAATCGATTTTGTTGATGTCAAAGGTGTACGTGGTAATGGCATTAAGCGTGTGCTCACAGCCCCTTTGATGGTGCTCAGGGCCGTTTTTGCGGCTAAGGCGATTATTCGCAGCCGTCGCCCGGATGTGATTCTGGCAATGGGGGGCTACGTAACCGGACCTGTTGGCCTTGCCGCCAAGTTAGCCGGAGTCCCTTTGGTGATCCATGAGCAAAATGCAGTGGCCGGATTGAGCAACAAATTGCTGGCGCGTATTGCAAGCAGAGTATTGGCTGCATTTCCCCACGCTTTTGCCGAGCGCAGCCATGAGGTTGTCGGTAATCCTGTACGCTCAAGTGTGGCACAGATCAGCCCAAAGCGGCCAAGTCAGGCTGTTAACGTGTTAGTGGTGGGTGGCTCTTTGGGGGCCAAAGTGCTGAATGACACCGTGCCTGAAGCAATGGCACTGCTTATTGAGGCGACATCGTGTGATTTACAAGTCTGGCATCAAAGCGGCAGGGGGAACGATACTGGCCTTAAGACTGATTATCAGCGCTGTGGCCTGCAGGCCAAAGTGGCTGAGTTTATTGATGACATGGACAAGGCCTATGACTGGGCCGATGTGGTTGTGTGTCGCGCAGGTGCTTTGACGGTCAGTGAGATTGCGGCCGCAGGCAAAATGGCGGTGTTTGTGCCTTTGCCTCATGCCGTGGATGACCATCAGACGGCCAATGCGCGTTTCTTAGTGGATGAGTCGGCGGCCTTGTTGATCCCGCAGTCTGACTTATCTGCGCAGCATTTATGTGACACTTTGGTACCTTATTGTCGTGATCATGCCCTGATATGGGAAAAAGCGAACAAAGCAAAAGCCTGCGCTCAGCTGTCTGCAACTCAGTCAGTCGCAGCCATTTGCGAAGAAGTAACGAATTAA
- the ftsW gene encoding cell division protein FtsW, whose product MLSMTALRHNFTSSPSDSLFDVPLLYAMLCLVGIGFVMVTSASMPVAERLYDNPYHIVTRHSMFLVMAMVLFWLSTTVPMTWWKRFNPYLLLLGLVLLAVVLVVGREVNGSKRWLPVGPIGFQVAEAAKLFFFSYIAGYLVRKRDEVQENLKGFAKPIIVFAVYAFLILMQPDLGTVVVMFVTTVGLLFLAGAKLWQFFALMLTGVLLVVMLIIFEPYRMARVVGFLEPWEDPFGKGYQLVQSLMAYGQGGWFGQGLGNSVQKLQYLPEAHNDFIFAVVAEELGFIGVFCVLMTLATLVFRALLIGQKALKAGKEYEGYLALGIGIWFAFQTVVNVGASAGMLPTKGLTLPFISYGGSSLLIMTIAAGLLQRIDFETKLSTRQATSRGGKK is encoded by the coding sequence ATGCTGAGTATGACCGCACTGCGACACAACTTCACCTCAAGCCCTTCGGATTCATTGTTCGATGTTCCGTTACTGTACGCTATGTTATGCCTGGTTGGGATTGGGTTTGTGATGGTGACCAGTGCTTCTATGCCAGTGGCTGAACGCTTGTATGATAACCCGTATCATATCGTGACGCGTCACAGTATGTTCCTGGTAATGGCAATGGTGTTGTTCTGGCTAAGCACCACAGTGCCCATGACCTGGTGGAAGCGGTTTAATCCATATTTACTCTTGTTGGGCTTGGTGCTGTTGGCCGTTGTACTGGTTGTTGGGCGCGAAGTGAATGGTTCAAAGCGCTGGTTGCCTGTTGGCCCAATTGGTTTTCAAGTCGCTGAAGCCGCAAAACTGTTTTTCTTCAGTTATATTGCCGGCTACCTGGTTCGTAAACGGGATGAAGTACAGGAAAACCTCAAAGGGTTTGCAAAACCCATTATTGTGTTTGCTGTGTATGCATTTTTAATCCTGATGCAACCCGACCTGGGGACTGTCGTGGTGATGTTTGTCACCACCGTCGGACTGTTGTTTTTGGCCGGTGCAAAACTTTGGCAGTTTTTTGCTTTGATGCTGACCGGTGTGTTACTGGTGGTGATGTTGATCATTTTTGAGCCTTATCGTATGGCGCGTGTGGTGGGTTTCCTGGAACCCTGGGAAGACCCCTTTGGTAAAGGCTATCAGTTAGTGCAATCTCTGATGGCTTATGGTCAGGGGGGCTGGTTTGGTCAGGGGTTGGGTAACAGCGTTCAGAAGTTACAGTATTTACCGGAAGCACATAACGACTTTATTTTTGCCGTGGTCGCTGAAGAACTCGGTTTTATCGGTGTTTTCTGTGTCCTGATGACACTGGCGACACTGGTCTTTAGAGCTTTACTCATCGGGCAAAAAGCACTCAAAGCGGGTAAAGAATACGAAGGCTATCTGGCGTTGGGTATCGGGATCTGGTTTGCGTTCCAAACCGTGGTTAATGTCGGTGCCAGTGCGGGTATGTTACCAACCAAAGGGCTGACTTTGCCCTTCATCTCCTATGGAGGCTCGAGCTTATTGATCATGACCATTGCTGCTGGTTTATTACAGCGCATTGACTTTGAAACTAAGCTGTCGACGCGTCAGGCAACCTCGCGTGGAGGTAAAAAATGA
- the murD gene encoding UDP-N-acetylmuramoyl-L-alanine--D-glutamate ligase — protein MGYLETLKNKHITVLGLGVTGLGIVRFLVRHGITPKVVDSRPVPPGADWMNHNLPECEAVFGPLAEAALSATDLVVISPGVPLYETCVAQAIAAGVEVIGDVELFARLNEKPVIAVTGSNGKSTVVSLAAEVCQQAGLKVGLGGNIGTSVLDLLEQDFDVFVLELSSFQLETTDSLHCLSAMILNITEDHMDRYPDFAAYCEAKLRIYQQVDCLVYNAEDPRTFVPHDNALSVALDKADCCLVKEGEQSYFALHGNKLCPVEVLAIPGKHNQFNALAVIALLSPLGLPDSAFIAAFGTFKGLPHRCQLVADVKGVRYFNDSKATNVGATVAALESLAGSQGQILLIVGGDAKGADLSPLKTPLQQYCKTIFCFGKDGADFMPLHPRSQKVGNLSEAVALAAQQATAGDLVLLAPACASIDMYANYMARGEEFCRLVEGQTC, from the coding sequence ATGGGTTATTTAGAAACCTTAAAAAACAAACACATTACCGTGCTCGGACTGGGTGTAACCGGTCTGGGCATTGTGCGCTTTTTGGTGCGACATGGGATTACACCTAAGGTTGTGGACTCTCGACCTGTGCCGCCAGGGGCAGACTGGATGAACCATAATCTGCCTGAGTGTGAAGCGGTATTTGGCCCGCTTGCTGAGGCTGCACTGAGTGCCACCGATCTGGTTGTGATCAGTCCTGGTGTGCCGTTATACGAGACCTGCGTTGCTCAGGCTATCGCCGCTGGCGTCGAAGTGATCGGCGACGTGGAGCTATTTGCACGCCTGAACGAAAAGCCTGTGATTGCCGTGACAGGCTCAAATGGTAAATCTACCGTTGTGAGTCTGGCTGCTGAAGTGTGTCAGCAAGCAGGCCTGAAGGTCGGGTTGGGTGGCAACATTGGTACATCCGTGCTTGATCTGCTGGAGCAGGATTTTGATGTGTTTGTACTGGAGCTGTCGAGCTTTCAACTAGAAACGACGGACAGTTTGCACTGCCTGAGTGCGATGATCCTCAATATCACCGAAGATCACATGGACAGATACCCGGACTTTGCCGCGTATTGTGAAGCAAAACTACGTATTTATCAGCAGGTCGATTGTCTGGTCTATAACGCTGAAGACCCGCGCACCTTTGTACCCCATGACAACGCATTGAGCGTGGCACTTGATAAGGCTGATTGTTGTTTAGTCAAAGAAGGTGAGCAGAGTTACTTTGCATTACATGGCAACAAGCTATGTCCGGTAGAGGTGCTGGCAATACCAGGCAAACACAACCAGTTTAATGCATTAGCAGTGATCGCACTTTTGTCTCCGCTGGGACTACCAGATAGCGCTTTCATTGCGGCCTTTGGTACTTTTAAAGGGTTACCACATCGCTGCCAGTTGGTTGCCGATGTTAAGGGCGTACGCTATTTCAATGACTCTAAAGCAACCAATGTAGGCGCGACAGTCGCGGCGTTGGAAAGCCTGGCGGGATCACAAGGCCAGATCCTGTTGATCGTGGGGGGCGACGCCAAAGGGGCTGACCTGTCTCCACTCAAGACCCCCTTACAGCAATACTGCAAAACCATTTTTTGCTTTGGTAAGGATGGCGCTGACTTTATGCCATTACACCCCCGAAGCCAGAAGGTCGGTAATCTGAGTGAAGCCGTAGCGCTGGCAGCTCAGCAGGCAACAGCGGGCGATCTGGTACTGTTGGCACCAGCTTGTGCCAGCATTGATATGTATGCCAACTATATGGCCCGTGGCGAGGAGTTCTGTCGATTAGTTGAGGGGCAGACATGCTGA
- the mraY gene encoding phospho-N-acetylmuramoyl-pentapeptide-transferase: MLAWLAEYLTQYYSGFNVFSYLTLRAILGILTALMISLYFGPKLIRSLQRMQIGQTVRDDGPESHLSKSGTPTMGGLLILGAIFASTLLWGDLGNKYVWVTLFVIGSLGVVGFVDDYRKVIRKDSKGLIARWKYFWQSVIAISVAAFIYFTSTDPSETVLVVPFFKDVLPQLGLFYLVMSYFVLVGTSNAVNLTDGLDGLAIVPTILVASALAIIAYVTGNAVFANYLHIPHIASASELVVVCTAIVGAGLGFLWFNTYPAQVFMGDVGSLALGGALGIIAILVRQELVLVIMGGVFVMEALSVILQVGSYKLRGQRIFRMAPIHHHYELKGWPEPRVIVRFWIISIILVLAGLATLKIR, translated from the coding sequence ATGTTAGCCTGGTTAGCAGAATATCTTACGCAGTACTACAGCGGCTTTAACGTTTTCTCCTACCTGACGTTGCGCGCGATCCTGGGGATCCTGACTGCGTTAATGATCTCTTTGTATTTCGGGCCTAAATTGATCCGGAGCTTACAGAGAATGCAAATTGGTCAGACTGTCAGAGACGACGGTCCGGAATCACATTTATCTAAATCAGGCACACCTACTATGGGTGGGTTATTAATTTTAGGGGCTATTTTTGCCAGTACACTATTGTGGGGCGACTTGGGCAACAAATACGTCTGGGTCACCTTGTTTGTGATTGGTTCATTGGGTGTCGTCGGGTTTGTTGACGATTATCGCAAAGTGATCCGTAAAGACAGCAAGGGCCTGATAGCCAGATGGAAGTATTTCTGGCAGTCAGTGATAGCTATTTCTGTGGCAGCGTTTATCTATTTCACTTCTACGGACCCGTCTGAAACTGTGCTGGTGGTGCCCTTTTTCAAAGATGTACTCCCTCAGCTTGGGCTGTTTTATCTGGTGATGAGCTATTTTGTGCTGGTGGGCACGTCAAACGCGGTGAATTTGACCGATGGACTCGATGGTCTGGCCATTGTGCCCACTATTTTAGTGGCATCCGCACTCGCCATTATCGCCTATGTAACCGGTAATGCCGTGTTTGCAAATTATCTCCACATTCCTCATATAGCCTCTGCCAGCGAACTGGTGGTGGTCTGTACCGCGATTGTTGGCGCAGGGCTGGGATTTTTATGGTTCAACACCTACCCGGCACAAGTGTTTATGGGCGATGTCGGCTCACTGGCGTTAGGTGGCGCACTGGGTATCATCGCTATTTTGGTGCGTCAGGAGTTAGTGCTGGTCATTATGGGTGGCGTATTTGTAATGGAAGCCTTGTCGGTGATTTTACAAGTGGGTTCTTATAAGCTGCGGGGACAGCGAATTTTCCGAATGGCCCCGATCCACCATCATTATGAATTAAAAGGGTGGCCGGAGCCTAGGGTGATTGTACGATTCTGGATTATTTCAATCATATTAGTGCTGGCGGGACTGGCAACCTTAAAGATCCGCTAA